One window of Diabrotica undecimpunctata isolate CICGRU chromosome 8, icDiaUnde3, whole genome shotgun sequence genomic DNA carries:
- the LOC140447549 gene encoding peptidoglycan-recognition protein SD-like has protein sequence MYQAVKITVVKLTCLKFYNLCTIWILFNCLIDTNAAPKDKLRIVTRINWVAKPPSGPIDNLTLPVSLVVIQHTATESCNSQASCVWQAHTIQTFHMESRNWSDVGYNFMIGGDGAVYEGRSWTKQGAHTLGVNDKSIGIAFIGTYTDHVPSALMLNAFHNLVNKGVHDGYLTKDYKVMGARQFSGTESPGKAFYDIIKTWVHWSEKL, from the exons ATGTATCAGGCTGTGAAGATTACGGTTGTCAAGTTGACGTgtctaaaattttacaatttatgtaCTATTTggattttatttaattgtttaatag atACTAATGCGGCTCCCAAAGATAAATTAAGAATTGTTACTAGGATCAATTGGGTCGCTAAACCTCCTTCGGGACCGATAGATAACCTGACCCTTCCGGTTTCATTAGTAGTCATTCAACATACCGCAACTGAATCCTGCAATTCTCAAGCTTCTTGTGTCTGGCAAGCACATACAATCCAAACCTTTCACATGGAAAGTAGAAATTGGAGCGATGTCGGGTACAACTTCATGATCGGAGGAGATGGCGCTGTTTATGAAGGTAGAAGTTGGACCAAACAAGGAGCACATACTTTAGGAGTAAACGATAAAAGTATCGGTATTGCTTTTATCGGAACTTACACGGATCACGTGCCGTCTGCATTGATGCTCAATGCTTTCCATAATCTAGTCAATAAAGGTGTACACGATGGTTACTTAACAAAAGACTATAAAGTGATGGGTGCTAGACAATTTTCCGGAACCGAAAGTCCAGGAAAAGCTTTCTATGATATAATTAAAACGTGGGTGCATTGGTCTGAAAAATTGTAA